The following are encoded in a window of Vibrio azureus genomic DNA:
- a CDS encoding SLC13 family permease, producing MNVSNSISNEERRSLSFFSLQNLIIVADIILAFCLYNFLPLEQPIVLGITMLVFIAILWLTEAVHVTVTAILIPIIAVLAGVFDTPTALNNFSSPIVFLFLAGFAMAAAMQGQGLDKIIANQILVLSRGKMAAATLFMFGTTAVLSMWISNIATTAIMMPMALGMLSKVDIEKERSTYTFVLLGIAYSASIGGIATVVGCAPNAIAASAAKLGFSEWFSFGGPTVMMLLPAAIVLLYITFKPNLNDTFEIDNQPVEWNQGKLITVGIFLFTVVSWIFSKPLNAMLGDIAKLDTIIALIAIVAIVITRVASWKDIEKTADWGVLLLFGGGICLSNVLKTTGTSAFLANSLSEFVMNFGVIGMIVMIISFVVVLTEFASNTASAALLIPLFGGIAESLGLSPVVMSVLIGIAASCAFMLPVATPPNAIVYGTGFIKQNEMMRVGAIVNTVAIMILSVLVLNIWI from the coding sequence ATAAATGTGAGTAATTCCATAAGCAATGAGGAAAGGCGCAGTCTATCTTTTTTTAGTCTGCAGAATCTCATTATTGTTGCTGATATTATATTAGCATTCTGCTTATACAACTTTTTACCTCTCGAACAGCCAATCGTATTAGGTATCACCATGTTGGTGTTTATCGCGATCCTCTGGTTAACTGAAGCCGTTCACGTTACTGTAACCGCAATCCTTATCCCGATCATTGCGGTTTTAGCGGGTGTCTTTGATACGCCAACCGCGCTGAATAACTTTTCAAGCCCGATTGTCTTTCTATTTTTAGCTGGTTTTGCAATGGCTGCAGCTATGCAAGGGCAGGGGCTGGATAAGATTATTGCCAACCAAATCTTGGTCTTGTCTAGAGGAAAAATGGCAGCGGCTACACTGTTTATGTTCGGTACAACCGCTGTCCTTTCTATGTGGATCAGTAATATCGCGACCACCGCCATTATGATGCCGATGGCGCTTGGTATGCTGAGTAAAGTTGATATTGAAAAAGAGCGAAGCACCTACACCTTCGTTTTACTCGGTATTGCTTACAGTGCCAGTATTGGTGGTATTGCTACGGTTGTTGGTTGCGCACCTAATGCGATTGCTGCATCTGCGGCGAAACTTGGATTTTCGGAGTGGTTCAGCTTCGGTGGTCCTACGGTCATGATGCTACTTCCTGCTGCCATTGTCCTACTTTACATTACGTTCAAGCCTAACCTTAATGATACGTTTGAGATCGATAACCAACCAGTAGAATGGAACCAAGGTAAATTGATCACTGTTGGGATATTTTTGTTTACTGTTGTGAGCTGGATCTTCAGCAAGCCACTGAATGCGATGTTAGGTGATATTGCCAAGCTAGACACTATTATTGCGTTGATTGCTATTGTAGCGATTGTTATTACGCGTGTTGCAAGTTGGAAAGATATTGAAAAGACAGCGGACTGGGGAGTGTTATTACTGTTCGGTGGCGGTATTTGTCTGAGTAATGTGTTAAAAACAACTGGAACCAGTGCATTTTTAGCTAATTCTCTAAGTGAATTCGTGATGAACTTTGGTGTGATTGGGATGATAGTTATGATCATCTCTTTTGTCGTTGTGTTAACTGAATTTGCGAGCAACACGGCTAGTGCTGCCTTGCTGATTCCTCTTTTTGGTGGGATCGCGGAGTCTCTAGGCTTGTCGCCAGTTGTGATGTCAGTTCTGATCGGTATTGCTGCTTCTTGTGCCTTCATGCTACCAGTTGCAACACCGCCTAATGCGATTGTTTACGGAACTGGTTTTATCAAACAAAATGAGATGATGCGGGTCGGTGCCATTGTGAATACGGTGGCGATAATGATCTTATCCGTTCTAGTGCTTAATATATGGATTTAA
- a CDS encoding lipocalin family protein — translation MKKQVMIGVLISAHSLAIQANDILNIPHSTPEKVLNEFELSNQILERMEKDGYKKQKCQFKTIEENQLLSSSLGVNPHSLVQCLYSRPNDDSATRLAFWNLNINYDSNTGLYSAGREYTEYGSYNVVEPVTSFDVNQYLGSWYEIARIDSIFEQGLSKGRAFYTLKDDGMVEVTNKGWNDATNQWQEAKGTAYLAGEPNVGYLRVAFFWPFYGDYRIFHLEPDYSVALVSGSTTDYFWLLSRTPTLSQERIEYYLDLAEQNGIKRSSIVIQEQN, via the coding sequence ATGAAAAAGCAGGTAATGATCGGTGTATTAATCAGTGCACATTCACTCGCTATACAAGCAAATGATATTTTAAATATTCCACATAGCACACCAGAAAAAGTTCTGAATGAATTTGAGCTAAGTAATCAAATACTAGAGAGAATGGAAAAAGATGGCTATAAAAAACAAAAATGTCAATTTAAGACAATAGAAGAAAACCAACTTCTATCTTCCAGTTTAGGCGTCAACCCACACAGCCTAGTACAATGTTTATATTCTCGTCCCAATGATGATAGCGCGACACGTCTTGCATTCTGGAACCTAAATATTAATTATGACTCCAATACAGGCCTTTATAGCGCAGGTCGTGAATATACGGAGTATGGTTCATACAATGTTGTAGAGCCTGTAACTTCTTTTGATGTTAACCAATACCTAGGCTCCTGGTATGAAATAGCTCGAATCGATAGTATTTTTGAACAAGGCCTAAGTAAAGGTAGGGCTTTTTACACCTTAAAAGATGATGGGATGGTTGAAGTAACAAACAAAGGCTGGAATGATGCCACCAACCAGTGGCAAGAAGCAAAAGGTACAGCCTATCTAGCAGGTGAGCCAAATGTCGGTTACCTTCGCGTTGCTTTCTTTTGGCCTTTTTATGGCGACTACCGCATTTTTCATCTTGAGCCTGATTACTCTGTTGCTCTGGTAAGTGGTTCAACAACGGATTACTTCTGGCTGCTTTCAAGAACGCCAACATTATCTCAAGAGCGCATTGAGTATTACCTAGATCTTGCTGAGCAGAATGGTATCAAGCGCAGTTCTATCGTTATACAAGAGCAAAACTAA